The following coding sequences are from one Bufo bufo chromosome 2, aBufBuf1.1, whole genome shotgun sequence window:
- the LOC120990892 gene encoding ATP synthase subunit C lysine N-methyltransferase-like, protein MPHFISSVSTSEMLNLNSNSENQKPKRWGLVATGFVGGTLLTLYAVATPFVLPALRKICLPFVPASETQVENVLKMLQFRSGTVVDIGSGDERIVISAAKTGFQAVGYELNPWLVWYSRYRALREGVHQNVKFHISDLWKVSFSQYTNIVIFGVPEMMPKLEEKLMDLSFTARAIACRFPFPRWIPDHISGQGIDTVWVYDMNKLNEISITGLLGEFKN, encoded by the coding sequence ATGCCTCATTTCATTTCAAGTGTTAGTACTTCAGAAATGCTCAATTTGAATTCCAATAGCGAAAATCAGAAACCTAAAAGATGGGGACTGGTTGCAACTGGTTTTGTGGGAGGCACATTATTGACTTTATATGCTGTGGCTACCCCGTTTGTGTTACCTGCTTTGAGAAAAATTTGTCTTCCTTTTGTGCCTGCATCGGAAACTCAGGTGGAAAATGTcttgaaaatgcttcagtttaGAAGCGGAACTGTCGTTGACATTGGGAGCGGTGATGAACGTATTGTAATATCTGCTGCAAAGACAGGGTTCCAGGCTGTTGGCTATGAACTAAATCCTTGGCTTGTGTGGTATTCAAGATACAGAGCATTGAGAGAAGGTGTACATCAAAATGTTAAATTTCATATATCTGATTTATGGAAGGTCAGTTTTTCACAGTATACAAATATTGTCATCTTTGGAGTACCAGAGATGATGCCAAAACTGGAAGAAAAACTTATGGACTTATCTTTCACTGCAAGAGCTATTGCTTGCCGTTTTCCTTTTCCACGTTGGATCCCAGACCATATTTCAGGACAAGGCATAGACACTGTGTGGGTTTATGACATGAACAAATTGAACGAAATCAGTATTACCGGATTGCTGGGTGAATTCAAAAACTGA